A part of Gemmobacter sp. 24YEA27 genomic DNA contains:
- a CDS encoding ABC transporter ATP-binding protein: MHELEARGLQMKFGGVTAIAGLDLTVEEGEIRGLIGPNGAGKTTFFNACSGRYPVTAGEIRYRGQRISGMKPHQIAAEGLVRTFQHVTLFKQFSVLKNVVAGNYLHARHSYWGSLLRTRKTREAEAGSVARAREILDFVGLGGLVDQQASTLAHGHQKMLGIAIALAAEPKMLLLDEPCAGMNSDESREMIHLVRRIRETGITIMLIEHDMKVVMGLCDRITVLNFGNEIADGTPEAVRANAQVREAYLGSQAHVA; encoded by the coding sequence ATGCATGAATTAGAGGCGCGCGGCCTTCAGATGAAATTCGGCGGTGTCACCGCGATTGCCGGCCTCGATCTGACGGTCGAGGAAGGTGAGATCCGCGGGCTGATCGGCCCGAACGGCGCCGGCAAGACCACGTTTTTCAACGCCTGTTCCGGGCGCTATCCGGTGACGGCAGGGGAAATCCGATACCGGGGCCAGAGGATCAGCGGTATGAAGCCGCATCAGATCGCGGCAGAGGGGCTGGTCAGGACCTTCCAGCATGTCACTCTGTTCAAACAGTTTTCCGTGCTGAAAAACGTGGTCGCCGGGAACTACCTTCATGCGCGCCATTCCTATTGGGGATCGCTGCTCAGAACCCGCAAGACGCGCGAGGCCGAGGCCGGATCGGTCGCCCGCGCGCGTGAAATCCTGGATTTCGTGGGCCTCGGAGGGCTGGTCGATCAACAGGCCTCGACCCTGGCACATGGGCATCAGAAGATGCTCGGCATCGCCATCGCGCTCGCGGCAGAACCGAAAATGCTGCTTCTCGACGAGCCTTGTGCCGGCATGAACAGCGATGAGAGCCGCGAGATGATCCATCTCGTCCGCCGTATCCGCGAGACCGGCATCACCATCATGCTGATCGAACATGACATGAAGGTGGTGATGGGGCTGTGCGACCGCATCACGGTCCTGAACTTCGGCAATGAGATCGCCGACGGCACGCCCGAAGCGGTGCGCGCCAATGCGCAGGTGCGCGAAGCCTATCTGGGGAGCCAGGCCCATGTTGCTTGA
- a CDS encoding ABC transporter ATP-binding protein: protein MLLEIRDLWVHYGKVEAVKGVSMALEEGGVITLIGANGAGKSSILKAVSGLEKPSRGEVRFNGQVITGRPAHEIVGLGIVNVPEGRKLFKLMTVKENLRIGAYLDSDRARIAKGIEEVFDRFPILREKQNQPAGKLSGGQQQMVAIGRALMARPKVLLMDEPSLGLSPVMIDEIAALIRELRASGLSIVLVEQNASLALQLSDHGYVLETGAIALQGRSADLLTDPEVARAYLGA from the coding sequence ATGTTGCTTGAGATACGCGATCTGTGGGTCCATTACGGCAAGGTCGAGGCGGTCAAAGGCGTCTCGATGGCGCTGGAAGAGGGCGGCGTCATCACCCTGATCGGGGCGAATGGCGCGGGAAAAAGCTCGATCCTGAAGGCGGTTTCGGGGCTGGAAAAACCGTCGCGCGGCGAGGTGCGTTTCAATGGCCAGGTGATCACCGGCCGCCCCGCGCATGAGATCGTCGGCCTTGGCATCGTCAATGTCCCCGAAGGGCGCAAGCTCTTCAAGCTGATGACGGTGAAGGAAAATCTGCGTATCGGCGCCTATCTCGACAGCGACCGCGCGCGGATCGCAAAGGGGATCGAAGAGGTGTTCGACCGCTTCCCCATCCTGCGCGAGAAACAGAACCAGCCGGCGGGAAAGCTTTCGGGCGGGCAACAGCAGATGGTCGCAATCGGTCGGGCGCTGATGGCAAGGCCGAAGGTTCTTCTGATGGACGAGCCGTCGCTGGGCCTTTCGCCGGTGATGATCGACGAGATCGCGGCGCTGATCCGTGAATTGCGCGCCTCTGGCCTGTCGATCGTGCTGGTCGAACAGAATGCAAGCCTTGCGCTGCAGCTTTCCGATCATGGTTACGTGCTCGAAACCGGGGCGATTGCGCTGCAGGGCCGGTCCGCCGATCTGCTGACCGACCCCGAAGTCGCCCGCGCCTATCTCGGCGCCTGA
- a CDS encoding glutamine synthetase, with translation MVLGWDSRDALYQNRHTGWHTGYHDDPIRVVPGPGRVMPGDGRRFHLVEYADGPGAALCPRRLAGRVLDEARAMGFTALAGFEYEFYVFRETPASALAKGYRGLTPLNPTTGGYSVQRMAVEDGLFSGLMALARQLETPLEAIHPEAGEGAMEFAFTPSEPLEGADRAAIFKAFSRAWGNQNGLSLCYMAKPLNGLPGCGGHTHLSLWQGEQSALYDLDGEGGLSQTARHFIAGQLKYMPELLALYAPTINSFTRLAPGFWAPTGATWGFDNRTCSLRVVGDSAKSIRVEMRPPAADANPYLVLAAALASGLQGIREGLDPGPALKGNGYEADLPPERRFPASLAEAAARLRGSDMARAWFGDAFTDHFATSREAEVTAQRAWVSDWELNRYFEMI, from the coding sequence GTGGTGCTGGGCTGGGACAGCCGCGACGCGCTGTATCAGAACCGGCATACCGGCTGGCATACCGGCTATCATGATGACCCGATCCGCGTGGTGCCGGGGCCGGGCCGGGTGATGCCCGGCGACGGTCGGCGGTTTCACCTGGTCGAATATGCCGATGGGCCGGGCGCGGCCCTTTGCCCGCGCCGGCTGGCGGGGCGGGTGCTGGACGAGGCCCGCGCCATGGGGTTCACCGCGCTGGCCGGGTTTGAGTATGAATTCTACGTTTTCCGCGAGACACCCGCCTCGGCTCTGGCCAAGGGCTATCGCGGCCTCACCCCCCTTAACCCGACAACCGGCGGCTATTCGGTGCAGCGGATGGCGGTTGAAGACGGCCTCTTCTCGGGGCTGATGGCGCTGGCGCGTCAGCTGGAAACGCCGCTGGAGGCGATCCATCCCGAAGCCGGTGAGGGCGCGATGGAATTCGCCTTCACCCCGTCAGAGCCGCTGGAAGGCGCCGACCGGGCGGCGATTTTCAAGGCGTTTTCAAGGGCCTGGGGCAATCAGAACGGGCTGAGCCTGTGCTATATGGCAAAACCGCTGAACGGCTTGCCCGGCTGCGGCGGCCATACGCATCTGTCTTTGTGGCAAGGGGAGCAGTCGGCCTTATATGACCTTGACGGCGAAGGTGGCCTGTCGCAGACCGCGCGCCATTTCATCGCGGGCCAGCTGAAATACATGCCTGAACTGCTGGCGCTTTACGCCCCGACGATCAATTCCTTCACCCGTCTTGCGCCCGGGTTCTGGGCGCCGACCGGTGCGACCTGGGGTTTCGACAACCGCACCTGCAGCCTGCGCGTCGTCGGCGACAGCGCAAAATCGATCCGGGTCGAGATGCGGCCCCCGGCAGCGGATGCGAACCCTTATCTGGTGCTGGCCGCAGCCCTCGCCTCGGGCCTGCAAGGGATCCGCGAAGGCCTCGACCCCGGCCCGGCGCTCAAAGGCAATGGCTATGAGGCGGACCTGCCGCCCGAACGCCGCTTTCCGGCCTCGCTGGCCGAGGCCGCCGCGCGATTGCGTGGATCGGATATGGCGCGCGCCTGGTTTGGCGACGCTTTTACCGACCATTTCGCCACCTCACGCGAGGCAGAGGTCACGGCACAACGCGCCTGGGTATCGGACTGGGAACTGAACCGTTACTTTGAGATGATCTGA
- a CDS encoding iron-containing alcohol dehydrogenase: MTYPLTARWTYPTTIHAGAGKIAGLGAHTIAAGIRRPLVVTDKGLAHLPFITAALAALTAAGLTPALFSDVQGNPTDLNLEAGIEAFRKGAHDGVIVIGGGSAMDVGKLVALMEGQTIPVWDLEDIGDWWTRADADRIHPIIAVPTTAGTGSEVGRAAVLTNTTDHTKKIIFHPKMLPVLVIGDPELALGLPPALTAATGMDAFTHCFETFCVESFHPMADGIALEGLRIIRDALPRAVKNGQDLEARTMMFAAAMMGGVAFQKGLGAVHSLAHPLGAIHDIQHGLANAVILPYVVAFNRRAIEAKVAHVAHSLEIEGGFDGFMAWLLDFRRDLGIPHTLAELGATAERADEIAAKALADPSTGANPRKMDQDDFRRLYLAALSGDLTIS, from the coding sequence ATGACTTACCCCCTGACTGCCCGCTGGACCTACCCGACCACCATCCATGCCGGAGCCGGCAAGATCGCCGGGCTCGGCGCCCATACCATTGCGGCCGGCATCCGGCGCCCGCTGGTTGTCACCGATAAGGGCCTTGCGCATCTGCCCTTTATCACCGCCGCGCTGGCGGCGCTGACAGCCGCTGGCCTTACACCCGCGCTGTTTTCCGATGTCCAGGGCAACCCGACCGATCTGAACCTCGAAGCCGGGATCGAAGCCTTCCGCAAAGGCGCGCATGACGGGGTGATCGTGATCGGCGGCGGCTCGGCGATGGATGTCGGCAAACTGGTCGCGCTGATGGAGGGGCAGACCATTCCGGTCTGGGATCTCGAAGATATCGGCGACTGGTGGACCCGCGCCGATGCCGACCGTATCCATCCGATTATCGCGGTGCCGACCACCGCCGGGACCGGGTCCGAGGTCGGGCGGGCGGCGGTTCTCACCAACACGACCGACCATACCAAGAAGATCATCTTCCACCCGAAAATGCTGCCGGTCCTGGTGATCGGCGATCCGGAACTGGCGCTCGGCCTGCCGCCCGCACTGACGGCGGCAACGGGCATGGACGCTTTCACCCATTGTTTCGAGACCTTCTGCGTCGAGAGCTTTCATCCGATGGCGGATGGTATCGCGCTGGAAGGCCTCAGGATTATCCGCGACGCCCTGCCGCGCGCGGTGAAGAACGGCCAGGATCTCGAGGCGCGGACGATGATGTTTGCCGCCGCGATGATGGGGGGCGTGGCGTTCCAGAAAGGTCTCGGCGCGGTGCATTCGCTGGCGCATCCGCTGGGGGCGATCCATGACATCCAGCATGGTCTCGCCAATGCGGTGATCCTGCCCTATGTGGTCGCCTTCAACCGCCGGGCGATTGAGGCGAAAGTCGCCCATGTCGCGCATAGCCTTGAAATTGAAGGCGGGTTTGACGGGTTCATGGCCTGGCTCCTCGACTTCCGTCGCGATCTGGGCATCCCGCATACCCTGGCCGAACTTGGCGCGACGGCAGAGCGCGCCGATGAGATCGCCGCGAAAGCGCTGGCAGATCCTTCGACCGGGGCGAACCCGCGCAAAATGGATCAGGATGATTTCCGCCGCCTCTACCTCGCCGCGCTGAGCGGTGATCTCACGATTTCATAA
- the fabG gene encoding 3-oxoacyl-ACP reductase FabG, with translation MFTSLNGQSAIVTGASKGIGRGIARALAASGAQVTLVARGIPALEAGRDAILADLPGAKLRLASCDIADWAAVKAMVDEAAAAQGGLNILCANGGIYPQTTMEAMEPSEWDQVMAVNTRSSFLAVKAAQPHFRKAGGGRVVLTSSITGPITGYRGWTHYGASKAAQLGFMRSAAMELAKDKVTINAVLPGNIITEGFEGNGPEYLAAMEASVPLGRLGTVDDIANAVLFLASDLAGYITAQTIVIDGGQVVPESLDAMA, from the coding sequence ATGTTCACCAGCCTGAATGGACAAAGCGCCATCGTCACCGGCGCGTCAAAGGGCATCGGGCGCGGCATCGCCCGCGCGCTGGCCGCAAGCGGTGCGCAAGTGACCCTGGTCGCGCGCGGCATTCCGGCGCTGGAGGCGGGGCGGGATGCCATCCTCGCGGATCTGCCCGGCGCGAAACTGCGGCTTGCCAGCTGCGACATTGCCGACTGGGCCGCCGTGAAAGCCATGGTCGATGAGGCGGCGGCAGCACAGGGTGGCCTCAATATCCTCTGCGCCAATGGCGGCATCTATCCGCAGACGACGATGGAGGCGATGGAGCCTTCCGAATGGGATCAGGTCATGGCGGTGAACACGCGGTCTTCCTTTCTGGCCGTGAAAGCCGCGCAGCCGCATTTCCGGAAAGCGGGCGGGGGGCGCGTCGTGCTGACCTCATCGATCACCGGCCCGATCACCGGCTATCGCGGCTGGACCCATTACGGCGCCTCCAAGGCGGCGCAGCTTGGCTTCATGCGCTCGGCTGCGATGGAGCTGGCGAAGGATAAGGTCACCATCAACGCCGTTCTGCCCGGCAATATCATCACCGAAGGCTTCGAGGGCAACGGGCCGGAATACCTGGCCGCGATGGAGGCGTCGGTGCCGCTGGGGCGGCTTGGAACGGTCGATGACATCGCCAATGCGGTGCTGTTCCTCGCCTCGGATCTTGCCGGCTATATCACCGCGCAGACCATCGTGATCGATGGCGGCCAGGTGGTGCCGGAATCGCTCGACGCGATGGCATAG
- a CDS encoding propanediol/glycerol family dehydratase large subunit, which translates to MSDTVQVNRWRRYSDWDERPLRLDRFAKEDPANGFAAFKSPADPKPGLTLSGGRIASMDGVLAHDFDMIDAFIAEYHLDPAIAPEAMAMGSGEVARMLVDMHVPRETLVRLAHGMTPAKLVDVVSQLNAMEIAFAYSKMRPRKTPGNQAHVTNAKDDPLQLAADAAVAAGHGFDEVETTMRVARCAWSNALACLVGSSVGEWGTLFQCSSEEAEELRIGMAGFTSYAETVSVYGTERSFTDGDDTPWSKAFLVAAYASRGIKARCTSGGGSELLMGYHEAKSLLYLEARCLCLQRGMGVQGTQNGGIDGAPITASIAGGMREMMAENLLAVWLDLECASGNDARATESEIRVGAKILPYLIAGSDLICSGFGSILKYDNSFNPSLFNGEEMEDFLTLQRDFEADGGLTPIPEAEALSLRIRAVGAISAVLEELGLASPTEAMKTSVIAASGSRETQTFSTGETARISEEIQARGINVIDVIQALAKRGFQPEAENLLKIVKLRVSGDYLQTSSIIRQGRILSAINDPNDYAGPGTGYRMTEARRDEINEIRDLIGQSEVLSDQARHRRGESRRIAYAPQGAAPKGAAPHEVVIGISPAFGLQLYQTTAGLALSDVLAALIRGITAGGGVARILRMHHTADTSFLGLTAAEMSGSGFGIGIQAKGTAVIHQRGRMPHNNLELFSNAPITTLAHYENMGRNAARWTHGERPEPVSVPTDGQALGARFHAQVALIYAIETGLTDPNRAPEDITVTFLDAGPETGEKP; encoded by the coding sequence ATGTCAGACACCGTTCAGGTCAATCGCTGGCGCCGCTATTCTGACTGGGACGAGCGCCCCTTGCGGCTGGATCGTTTCGCAAAGGAAGATCCGGCCAATGGCTTTGCCGCCTTCAAAAGCCCGGCCGATCCGAAACCGGGGCTGACGCTCAGCGGCGGCCGGATCGCCTCGATGGATGGCGTTCTGGCGCATGATTTCGACATGATCGACGCCTTTATCGCCGAATATCACCTCGACCCGGCCATCGCCCCCGAGGCGATGGCAATGGGTTCGGGCGAGGTCGCGCGGATGCTTGTCGATATGCATGTCCCACGCGAGACGCTGGTGCGGCTGGCGCATGGCATGACGCCTGCAAAACTGGTCGATGTGGTGTCGCAGCTGAACGCGATGGAAATCGCCTTCGCATATTCGAAAATGCGCCCCAGGAAGACGCCCGGCAACCAGGCCCATGTGACCAATGCGAAAGACGATCCGCTGCAACTGGCCGCCGATGCGGCGGTGGCGGCGGGGCATGGGTTTGACGAGGTCGAGACCACGATGCGCGTCGCCCGCTGCGCCTGGTCGAATGCGCTGGCCTGCCTCGTGGGATCGTCGGTCGGCGAATGGGGGACCCTGTTCCAGTGTTCCTCGGAAGAGGCCGAAGAGCTGCGGATCGGCATGGCGGGCTTTACCTCTTACGCCGAAACCGTGTCGGTCTATGGCACGGAACGCAGCTTTACCGATGGCGATGATACGCCCTGGTCCAAGGCTTTCCTGGTGGCCGCCTATGCCTCGCGCGGGATCAAGGCGCGCTGCACCTCGGGTGGCGGGTCAGAGCTGCTGATGGGCTATCACGAGGCGAAATCGCTTCTGTATCTCGAAGCCCGCTGCCTTTGCCTGCAACGTGGCATGGGGGTGCAGGGCACCCAGAATGGCGGCATCGACGGCGCCCCGATCACCGCGTCAATCGCGGGCGGCATGCGCGAGATGATGGCGGAAAACCTGCTCGCGGTCTGGCTGGATCTGGAATGCGCATCGGGAAATGACGCGCGCGCGACCGAATCGGAAATCCGCGTCGGCGCCAAGATCCTGCCCTATCTGATCGCGGGCTCGGACCTGATCTGCTCGGGCTTTGGCTCGATCCTGAAATATGACAATTCCTTTAACCCATCGCTGTTCAACGGCGAGGAGATGGAGGATTTCCTCACCCTGCAACGCGATTTCGAGGCCGATGGCGGGCTGACCCCAATCCCCGAAGCCGAGGCGCTGTCACTGCGCATCCGCGCGGTCGGGGCGATCTCGGCGGTGCTCGAGGAACTCGGGCTGGCATCACCGACCGAGGCGATGAAGACCAGCGTCATCGCGGCATCGGGCTCGCGCGAGACACAGACCTTTTCCACCGGCGAGACGGCGCGGATCTCGGAAGAGATCCAGGCGCGCGGCATCAATGTGATCGATGTGATTCAGGCACTGGCAAAGCGCGGCTTCCAGCCCGAGGCCGAAAACCTTTTGAAAATCGTCAAGCTGCGGGTCTCGGGCGATTACCTGCAGACCTCGTCGATCATTCGCCAGGGCCGTATTCTTTCGGCAATCAATGACCCCAATGATTACGCGGGCCCCGGCACCGGCTATCGCATGACCGAGGCGCGCCGCGATGAGATCAACGAGATCCGCGATCTGATCGGCCAGTCCGAGGTGCTCTCGGACCAGGCCCGCCACCGGCGCGGCGAAAGCCGCCGCATCGCCTATGCGCCCCAGGGCGCGGCCCCGAAAGGCGCGGCCCCGCATGAGGTGGTGATCGGCATTTCGCCCGCCTTTGGCCTGCAACTTTACCAGACGACCGCCGGGCTGGCGCTCTCGGATGTGCTGGCGGCCCTGATCCGAGGCATCACCGCCGGGGGCGGCGTGGCGCGGATCCTCAGGATGCATCATACGGCGGATACGTCTTTTCTGGGGCTGACAGCGGCGGAAATGTCGGGCTCGGGCTTTGGCATCGGCATCCAGGCCAAGGGGACGGCGGTGATCCATCAGCGCGGCCGGATGCCGCATAACAATCTGGAACTCTTCTCGAACGCGCCGATCACCACCCTCGCGCATTATGAGAACATGGGCCGGAATGCCGCGCGCTGGACCCATGGCGAACGCCCCGAACCGGTCTCGGTGCCGACCGATGGCCAGGCCCTCGGGGCGCGGTTCCACGCCCAGGTCGCGCTGATCTATGCGATTGAAACCGGCCTGACCGATCCGAACCGCGCGCCCGAAGACATCACCGTGACCTTTCTGGATGCGGGCCCGGAGACAGGGGAAAAGCCATGA
- a CDS encoding diol dehydratase small subunit: MTTRPPRPLTRADFPLAETAPEKVRGARGKPLDALTLDAVMTGEVTIEDLRITPQALLAQAEIARDAGRAALAANFERAAELVHVPQDLIMETYEMLRPGRVKDSAALRARAAMLRRDHGAEKLAEFLETAAIHYQRRGLTPG; encoded by the coding sequence ATGACCACCAGACCACCCCGCCCCCTGACACGGGCCGATTTCCCCCTGGCCGAGACCGCGCCCGAAAAGGTGCGGGGCGCGCGCGGCAAGCCACTTGACGCGCTGACGCTGGACGCCGTGATGACGGGCGAGGTTACCATCGAAGACCTGCGCATCACGCCGCAGGCGCTGCTGGCCCAGGCCGAGATTGCCCGCGATGCCGGCCGCGCGGCGCTGGCCGCGAATTTCGAACGCGCCGCCGAGCTGGTCCATGTGCCGCAGGATCTCATCATGGAAACCTATGAGATGCTGCGGCCGGGGCGGGTGAAAGACAGCGCCGCGCTGCGCGCCCGGGCCGCGATGCTGCGCCGTGACCACGGCGCCGAAAAGCTGGCGGAATTCCTTGAAACCGCCGCGATCCATTACCAGCGCCGTGGTCTGACGCCCGGCTGA
- a CDS encoding SDR family oxidoreductase: MRLDGKIAFVTGAGSGIGRGSARALAGAGAMVVVSDRNGAAAGLVAAEITGSGQRAEAMALDMTDTAAIRAAIHEVITRHGRIDVLHSHAGIQIEGRLDQVSPDQMDASWVMNVRSHFVAAQAVITQMQAQKSGSIIITASNSGVQYDAGMIAYAVTKHAAVAMVKQMAKDFAKDGIRVNALCPGFIDTPFNAGFERQMGGRAGLEAYISTAIPAGRFGTVEEVAAAVLYLASDQSRFVTGLALVADGGNVSDRALKTSLSGTGFLLRLLSAFRFGSRDGGRIAVRLVFSCHAARHRGSRTMVLAVIVRISASAPVRCRVREPVQCRRRSWFGPGALRSVCAA, from the coding sequence ATGCGGCTTGACGGAAAAATCGCCTTTGTCACCGGGGCCGGATCGGGGATCGGGCGCGGTTCGGCCCGGGCGCTGGCCGGAGCGGGCGCAATGGTGGTGGTTAGCGACCGCAATGGTGCCGCCGCCGGCCTGGTGGCCGCAGAGATCACCGGCTCCGGCCAGCGCGCCGAGGCGATGGCGCTCGACATGACCGACACGGCTGCGATCCGCGCAGCGATCCATGAGGTCATCACCCGCCACGGGCGCATCGACGTGCTGCATTCCCATGCCGGGATCCAGATCGAAGGCCGGCTCGATCAGGTGAGCCCGGATCAGATGGATGCGTCATGGGTGATGAATGTGCGTTCGCATTTCGTGGCGGCACAGGCGGTGATCACGCAGATGCAGGCGCAGAAAAGCGGCTCGATCATTATCACCGCCTCGAATTCCGGGGTGCAATATGATGCCGGGATGATCGCCTATGCGGTCACGAAACATGCCGCGGTCGCCATGGTGAAACAGATGGCGAAGGACTTCGCGAAAGACGGCATCCGGGTCAATGCGCTTTGCCCCGGTTTCATCGACACCCCGTTCAATGCCGGGTTTGAACGCCAGATGGGCGGGCGGGCCGGGCTTGAGGCCTATATCTCCACCGCGATCCCCGCCGGGCGTTTCGGCACGGTCGAAGAGGTCGCGGCGGCGGTGCTTTACCTCGCCTCCGACCAGTCGCGTTTCGTCACCGGCCTCGCGCTGGTCGCAGATGGGGGGAATGTCTCTGACAGGGCACTGAAGACATCGCTGAGCGGGACCGGTTTCCTGTTGCGGCTGCTTTCGGCATTCCGCTTCGGGTCCCGTGATGGCGGACGGATTGCTGTCAGACTGGTGTTTTCCTGTCATGCGGCCCGCCACCGGGGCAGTCGGACGATGGTGTTGGCAGTCATCGTCAGGATAAGCGCAAGCGCCCCCGTTCGATGCCGCGTCCGAGAGCCTGTACAATGCCGCCGACGATCATGGTTCGGCCCAGGGGCTCTTCGATCCGTTTGCGCGGCCTGA
- a CDS encoding LysR family transcriptional regulator yields the protein MDRRRLPLNALRAFEEVALQGSFRAAADSLNVAQSSLSRHVATLEHAAGVSLFERHPRGIELTPAAEKLLSSVRKSFDRLSLTLDEIGAQSTELRVLSVYFAPSFASLLAVSALKDFRQLCPGITLDISCLTLPQHQNNPPDAAVIYSRPIISDKVINLLWQVESTLICHPDLVSDSPLDSAEALDAFLGRNELLHVRVDDGDRFSLWKQFAGVHGLRGPVARGLTFDTAELAIRYAQNGNGIALLDPTPFQPEIVAGNLICPSPLRLTPGYGYYLVCDAEALEDTAVVLFRNWLIQQFCKSDRVAGL from the coding sequence ATGGATCGCAGACGCCTGCCCCTTAACGCGCTTCGCGCCTTCGAGGAAGTCGCTCTTCAGGGCAGCTTCCGCGCCGCCGCCGACAGTCTGAACGTGGCCCAAAGCTCGTTGTCACGCCATGTTGCCACGCTCGAACATGCGGCGGGAGTGTCTTTGTTCGAACGCCATCCCCGCGGCATAGAATTGACCCCTGCGGCGGAAAAGCTGCTGAGTTCGGTGCGCAAGTCCTTTGACCGGCTGAGCCTGACGCTCGACGAGATTGGGGCCCAGAGCACCGAATTGCGCGTGTTGAGCGTCTACTTCGCCCCGAGTTTCGCGAGCCTTCTGGCGGTATCGGCGCTTAAGGATTTCAGGCAGCTCTGCCCGGGGATCACGCTGGATATCAGTTGCCTGACGCTGCCACAGCATCAGAACAACCCGCCCGATGCGGCCGTCATCTACTCCCGCCCGATCATCAGCGATAAAGTGATCAATCTGCTCTGGCAGGTAGAAAGCACGCTGATCTGTCATCCTGACCTGGTGAGCGACAGCCCGCTGGACAGCGCCGAAGCCCTGGATGCCTTTCTAGGCCGCAACGAACTTTTGCACGTCCGCGTCGATGACGGTGACCGCTTTTCGCTTTGGAAGCAGTTTGCCGGCGTGCACGGGCTGCGCGGCCCTGTCGCGCGTGGACTGACCTTTGACACAGCCGAGCTGGCGATCCGCTATGCGCAGAACGGCAATGGGATAGCCTTGCTGGACCCGACGCCGTTTCAGCCGGAAATCGTTGCGGGAAACCTGATCTGTCCCTCGCCGCTGCGTCTGACACCGGGCTACGGATACTACCTCGTCTGTGATGCCGAAGCGCTTGAGGATACAGCCGTTGTGCTGTTCAGGAACTGGCTGATCCAGCAATTCTGCAAGTCTGACCGGGTAGCAGGTCTCTGA